In Malassezia japonica chromosome 2, complete sequence, one DNA window encodes the following:
- a CDS encoding uncharacterized protein (TransMembrane:1 (o6-29i); COG:Q; EggNog:ENOG503NV2T): MVCPCLLSFAVVGIAVVALAALYFAYLVLEIHVLPGKKLTRYGANAKMRGAGAWALVTGATDGIGKEFALQLAAAGFNIVLVSRTQEKLMALGREIEGKYVGTKTTYYAMDFASAGPAEYEGLERTISHLDVSVLVNNVGASHDMPVSFVEMAEAEMDRIVDVNVIATQRVTKLVAPRLVRRKGGLILNLGSFTGQWGTPMMATYAGTKAFLIGWTQALGEEMRRANVDVQLLNTYFVVSSMSKVRRASAMIPLPTQYVAAALGRIGRSTGALGRPFTLTPWPAHAWLDWATARVVPAGLLLRKSYDVNVATRRAAIRKAERLAKAQ; this comes from the exons ATGGTCTGTCCGTGCCTGCTGAGCTTTGCGGTCGTAGGCATTGCGGTTGTGGCCCTTGCCGCGCTGTACTTTGCGTATCTCGTGCTAGAGATTCATGTGCTTCCCGGAAAGAAGCTTACGCGCTACGGCGCGAACGCCAagatgcgcggcgccggcgcctgggcGCTCGTCACCGGCGCCACGGACGGCATCGGCAAGGAgtttgcgctgcagctcgccgctgccggcTTCAACATTGTGCTCGTGAGCCGTACGCAAGAGAAGCtcatggcgctcggccgcgagaTCGAAGGCAAGTACGTCGGCACCAAGACGACCTACTACGCGATGGACTTTGCCAGCGCGGGACCGGCCGAGTACGAGGGCCTGGAGCGCACCATCAGCCACCTGGATGTGTCGGTGCTGGTGAACAATGTCGGTGCATCGCACGACATGCCCGTGTCGTTTGTCGagatggccgaggcggagatGGACCGCATTGTCGACGTCAACGTCAttgcgacgcagcgcgtcaccaagctcgtcgcgccccgcctcgtgcgccgcaagggCGGCCTGATCCTCAACCTCGGCTCCTTCACCGGCCAGTGGGGCACGCCGATGATGGCGACCTACGCGGGCACCAAGGCGTTCCTCATCGGCTggacgcaggcgctcggtgaggagatgcgccgcgcaaaCGTCGACGTCCAGCTGCTCAACACCTACTTTGTGGTGAGCAGCATGTccaaggtgcgccgcgcctctgCCATGATCCCGCTGCCGACGCAgtacgtcgccgcggcgctcggccgcatcgGCCGCTCGACGGGCGCCCTGGGCCGTCCGTTTACCCTGACGCCgtggccggcgcacgcgtggctcgactgggcgacggcgcgcgtggtGCCTGCGGGCCTCTTGCTCCGCAAGTCCTACG ACGTGAATgtcgccacgcgccgcgccgcgatccgcaaggccgagcgcctggccaaggcgcagtAG
- a CDS encoding uncharacterized protein (EggNog:ENOG503P7XH; COG:S) — translation MAPVGSPGLGKASPGMQGESPRMPEVLLVCLMHDSAALRSRWNELAEGALGPLFCALSALQRESRLLVGGVLYRSEPSGDLDALLRPSESMQRIPFLPAPRFCARVGQAIQDSSALQLVQLDETGGGACPLADSLAASLEMLDARDSPQHIAPFARAALRANFSPVLAKHFVHVVALDTANDTLPMRLAPLQPVLNTNAAYDALDAQALVARLNERPETIATVLSAKGGSHRARASLARAAHDLLCTRPAADNVSAKELFGTQWKMPEHLDILVSGAEVARELRKHARAPSEAPRTKRTRSTDSPMNAAALAPSTKIDQAALSKVLLLQQQQSTMLKNLGQIAAAQGGGAGAGTHLQGQMLEQIRQQLLSQQEAIKTQAEQLRLGKQSNFNLILQALINIDKEAREAGIQLGGPSSMLGQAKAPAQPAPAPAQPENKTRSFWQGIVKWGPAGQGDENMFTLVVASTVHFDAQQQALALPWPNLLSVSAFVPAAPSELQKLIASRRVPCVLMTLRAFPPNMAVRGSENNERNYRTLAAMLLQNQRAAYIAHGAPQCGLLLAAVSRRSGGPPQLLALVFQSAVPFAQLAAQTSAASAANTRGMIAMPQAPATPLPTAPFPQNDGMASMPTPTPAPPATPSVFPMLQTMPFAQPALNPTDSLTQLLGQTPAPVQQPNADLQTVLLQQLLGQQQQQQQQQQQQQQPRAPEPQTAFALTPEQLRALGLNSL, via the exons ATGGCGCCGGTCGGCTCGCCaggcctcggcaaggcgtCGCCAGGCATGCAGGGCGAGAGCCCGCGCATGCCCGAGGTGCTGCTCGTGTGCCTGATGCACGACAGTGCGGcactgcgctcgcgctggaacGAGCTCGCAGAAGGCGCGCTGGGGCCGCTGTTTTGCGCGCTGTcggcgctccagcgcgagtcgcgcctgctcgtcggcggcgtgctgtACCGCTCCGAGCCGAGTGGCGACTTGGACGCGCTCTTGCGCCCGAGCGAGAgcatgcagcgcatccCCTTCCTGCCCGCGCCGCGATtctgcgcgcgcgtcggccaggCCATCCAGGACAGctccgcgctgcagctcgtgcagctcgacgagacAGGGGGGGGCGCGTGCCCGCTCGCCGACAGCCTcgcggcgtcgctcgagatgctcgacgcgcgcgactcgccgcAGCACATAGCGCCGTttgcgcgcgcagcgctgcgcgccaacTTTTCGCCGGTGCTCGCAAAGCACTtcgtgcacgtcgtcgcgctcgataCAGCGAACGATACGCTGCCgatgcgcctcgcgccacTGCAGCCGGTGCTCAATACGAATGCGGCGTACGATGCGCTGGAcgcccaggcgctcgtcgcgcgcctcaaCGAGCGCCCAGAGACCATTGCGACGGTGCTCAGCGCCAAGGGCGGCAGccaccgcgcgcgcgcgtcgctcgcacgcgccgcgcacgacctGCTCTGCACGCGGCCCGCGGCGGACAATGTGAGCGCCAAGGAGCTGTTTGGCACGCAGTGGAAAATgcccgagcacctcgacatCCTCGTGAGCGGCGCAGaagtcgcgcgcgagctccgcaagcacgcgcgtgcgccgagcgaggcgccgcgcacgaagcgcacgcgctcgaccgacTCGCCGATGAACGCCGCGGCCCTTGCGCCGTCCACCAAGATCgaccaggcggcgctctcCAAGGTGCTCttgctgcagcagcagcagtcGACCATGCTCAAGAACCTCGGCCAGATCGCCGCAGCACAGGGCGGGGGCGCAGGGGCCGGCACGCACCTCCAGGGGcagatgctcgagcagatccGCCAGCAGC TCCTCTCGCAGCAAGAGGCGATCAAgacgcaggccgagcagctgcgcctcggcaagcagTCCAACTTTAACCTCATCCTCCAGGCGCTGATCAATATAGACAAGGAGGCTCGCGAGGCGGGCAtccagctcggcgggcCGAGCAGCATGCTCGgccaggccaaggcgccggcgcagccggcCCCGGCTCCGGCGCAGCCCGAGAACAAGACGCGTTCCTTCTGGCAAGGCATCGTCAAGTGGGGCCCCGCAGGCCAGGGCGACGAAAACATGTTtacgctcgtcgtcgcctcgACGGTGCACTTTGATGCacagcagcaggcgctcgccctcCCGTGGCCGAACCTGCTGTCGGTCAGCGCGTTTgtgccggccgcgccaAGCGAGCTGCAGAAGCTCAttgcctcgcgccgcgtgccgtgcgTCCTAatgacgctgcgcgccttTCCACCAAACatggcggtgcgcggctCGGAAAACAACGAGCGCAACtaccgcacgctcgcggcgatgcTCCTACAAAACCAACGTGCGGCCTATATTgcccacggcgcgccgcagtgcggcctgctcctcgcggcggtcAGCCGCCGGTCGGGGGGGCCGCcgcagctccttgcgctcgtaTTCCAGAGTGCGGTGCCttttgcgcagctcgccgcacagaccagcgcagcgtcggcggcgaaTACACGGGGGATGATTGCGATGCCGCAGgcaccggcgacgccgctgccgaccgCGCCTTTTCCCCAAAACGACGGCATGGCAAGCATGCCTACGCCTACGCCTGCACCGCCCGCCACACCGTCCGTGTTTCCGATGTTGCAGACGATGCCGTTCGCCCAGCCGGCGCTGAATCCGACAGATTCCCTGACGCAGCTCTTGGGCCAGACACCGGCACCGGTGCAGCAGCCCAATGCGGACTTGCAGACCGTCCttctgcagcagctcctggggcagcagcagcagcagcagcagcagcaacAACAACAACAGCAGCCccgcgcgcccgagccccAGACGGCCTTTGCGCTGACCCCCGAGCAgctccgtgcgctcggcctgaaTAGCCTGTAA
- a CDS encoding uncharacterized protein (COG:G; EggNog:ENOG503NUM3), which produces MPEPTERLVVVSNRLPVTIKMDPSVPGGFAFSKSSGGLVSALRGTKKTMDFTWIGWPGLSVPLSSIPYIETTLREEYQCKPVWIPDELAERHYNGFSNSILWPLFHYHPGEMNFDEENWLAYREANKRFAETVRSVLRPGDRVWVQDYHLMLLPLMLSAILEGNDIDEIVPRDCAKIGMAHGSYSDLVSESISEVSHTPECSPRRKDIKIGFFLHTPFPSSEVYRILPVRREILLGILHCDLIGFHTYDYVRHFLSSCARILGLPTFPNGADFCGRRVQVRTYPIGIEPEQFEEALCKDTVRERIAALARRFAGVKIIVGVDRLDYIKGLPQKLQGLETFFEEHPDWIGRTVLVQIAVPSRQDVEEYQNLRATVNETVGRINGRFGTVESLPIHLLYRSVNFDELCALYAVSDVCLVTSTRDGMNLVSYEYVACQQERNGVMVLSEFAGAAQSLNGSLIVNPWDRFAVADAIHQALTMNPEARRMNSEKLMRYVKKHTASWWGRSFVEDLGRAGGQCTTIEHA; this is translated from the exons ATGCCGGAGCCGACAGAGCGGCTGGTGGTCGTTTCCAACCGGCTGCCGGTCACGATCAAGATGGATCCGAGCGTGCCAGGCGGCTTTGCATTTAGCAAGTCGTCCGGCGGTCTCGTCTCTGCCCTGCGCGGGACAAAGAAAACCATGGACTTTACGTGGATTGGCTGGCCAGGACTGAGCGTCCCTCTGAGCAGCATCCCCTATATCGAGACGACTCTGCGTGAAGAGTACCAGTGCAAGCCCGTATGGATTCCTGACGAGCTTGCAGAGCGGCACTACAATGGCTTCTCGAACTCGATCCTCTGGCCGCTCTTCCACTACCACCCCGGCGAGATGAACTTTGACGAGGAAAACTGGCTGGCGTACCGCGAGGCGAACAAGCGCTTTGCCGAGACCGTGCGCTCGGTCCTGCGCCCTGGCGACCGCGTATGGGTTCAGGACTACCACCTGATGTTGCTCCCTCTCATGCTCTCCGCGATTCTCGAAGGCAACGACATTGACGAGATCGTGCCGAGGGACTGTGCCAAGATCGGCATGGCGCACGGCTCCTACTCGGACCTGGTGTCTGAGTCGATTTCCGAGGTTTCCCACACGCCCGagtgctcgccgcggcgcaaggaTATCAAGATCGGCTTCTTCCTGCACACGCCCTTCCCCAGCAGCGAAGTGTATCG TATCCTGCCTGTGCGACGCGAGATTTTGCTCGGCATTCTGCACTGCGACCTGATTGGCTTCCACACGTACGACTATGTGCGCCACTTTCtctcgtcgtgcgcgcgcatcctcgGCCTGCCGACCTTTCCCAACGGCGCTGACTTTtgcgggcgccgcgtgcaggTGCGCACCTACCCTATCGGCATCGAGCCCGAGCAGTTTGAAGAGGCGCTCTGTAAAGacacggtgcgcgagcgcatcgccgcgctggcgcgccgctttgcAGGCGTCAAGATCATTGTgggcgtcgaccgcctcgactATATCAAGGGCCTCCCACAGAAGCTCCAGGGCCTCGAGACCTTTTTCGAGGAGCACCCCGACTGGATCGGGCGCACGGTGCTGGTGCAGATTGCGGTGCCTTCGCGCCAGGATGTGGAAGAGTACCAAAACCTGCGTGCGACGGTCAACGAGACGGTCGGCCGCATCAACGGCCGCTTTGGCACGGTCGAGAGCCTGCCGATCCACCTCCTGTACCGCTCCGTGAACTTTGACGAGCTCTGTGCGCTGTACGCGGTGAGCGACGTGTGCCTTGTGAccagcacgcgcgacgGTATGAACCTCGTTTCGTACGAGTACGTCGCGTGCCAGCAGGAGCGCAACGGTGTCATGGTCCTCTCCGAGTttgccggcgccgcgcagtcGCTCAACGGCTCGCTGATCGTCAACCCCTGGGACCGTTTCGCGGTGGCGGACGCCATCCACCAAGCGCTGACGATGAaccccgaggcgcggcgcatgaACTCGGAGAAGCTCATGCGCTATGTAAAGAAGCACACCGCGTCCTGGTGGGGACGCAGTTTCGTGGAAGA CCTCGGACGGGCCGGTGGCCAATGTACCACAATAGAGCATGCATAG
- the QNS1 gene encoding NAD(+) synthase (glutamine-hydrolyzing) (BUSCO:EOG092610LP; EggNog:ENOG503NUGS; COG:H) — translation MAQLVTLATCSLNQWALDFDGNRDRIAASIREAKEKGCTLRTGPELEIPGYGCYDHFLEADTELHSWEVLAELLSTDLTDGILCDVGMPIAHHAVLYNCRVTVANRKVVHIRPKMWLANDGNYREMRWFTPWMRPHVVEDYLLPDAIRAVTQQHKVPFGDALLALQDTVVGVELCEELFTAASPHIAQSLHGAEIILNSSGSHHELRKLHRRVELIKEATLKSGGVYLYANQRGCDGDRLYYDGCAMIAVNGQIVAQGAQFSLDDVQVVTATVDLAEVRAHRTSKSRGMQAAWMQAGHGGMLPGGPARVDVPLALSTPASQFTLADLAKAAPSPAIDVHYATPEEEIEKGPACWLWDYLRRSRTQGFLLPLSGGIDSCATAMIVHSMCRIVHAACTDDATPAATREQVLSDVRRIAQHDAPWVPASPQAIAERLFVTCYMGTTNSSNETRSRARDLASAIGSYHYAFDIDSVVGAVLGLFTAVTQRTPRFKVHGGTPAENLALQNIQARSRMVLAYLFAQLAPWAQGRQGGLLVLGSANVDESLRGYLTKYDNSAADLNPIGGISKTDLKRFIAYASEAYAMPILRSFLDAPPTAELEPITESYVQSDEADMGMTYDELSVFGRLRKVAKCGPYSMFVKLLPMWTPTLSPEQIAAKVKLFFFEYARNRHKMTTLTPSYHAESYAPDDNRFDLRPFLYPSHFAYQFRKIYALAAKLQGKADA, via the exons atggcgcagctcgt GACGCTCGCGACCTGCTCGCTGAACCAGTGGGCGCTGGACTTTGACGGGAACCGCGATAGGATTGCCGCGTCGATCCGCGAGGCGAAGGAGAAAGggtgcacgctgcgcaccggccccgagctcgagatTCC GGGATATGGC TGTTACGACCACTTTCTCGAAGCGGATACCGAGCTGCACTCGTGGGAggtgcttgccgagctTCTGAGCACGGACCTGACCGACGGCATCCTGTGCGATGTCGGCATGCCGATCGCGCACCACGCCGTGCTGTACAACTGCCGTGTGACGGTTGCGAACCGCAAGGTGGTGCACATCCGGCCCAAGATGTGGCTTGCCAACGATGGAAACTACCGCGAGATGCGCTGGTTCACGCCGTGGATGCGCCCccacgtcgtcgaggacTACCTCCTTCCGGACGCCATCCGCGCGGTGACGCAGCAGCACAAGGTGCCGTTTGGCGACGCACTGCTCGCTCTCCAGGAcacggtcgtcggcgtAGAGCTGTGTGAGGAGCTATTCACTGCTGCGAGCCCGCATATCGCCCAAAgcctgcacggcgccgagatCATCCTCAACTCGAGCGGGAGTCaccacgagctgcgcaagctgcaCCGCCGTGTCGAGCTGATCAAGGAGGCGACGCTCAAGTCGGGCGGCGTGTACCTCTACGCAAACCAGCGGGGATGCGACGGCGACCGTCTGTACTACGACGGCTGTGCGATGATTGCGGTCAATGGCCAGATTGtcgcgcagggcgcgcagttttcgctcgacgacgtccAGGTCGTCACCGCGACCGTGGAcctggccgaggtgcgtgcgcaccgcacgTCCAAGAGCCGCGGCATGCAGGCCGCGTGGATGCAGGCGGGCCACGGCGGTATGCTCCCCGGCGGCcctgcgcgcgtcgacgttcCCCTGGCGCTGTCGACGCCTGCGTCGCAGTTTACGCTCGCGgacctcgccaaggccgcgccGTCACCTGCGATCGATGTGCACTATGCGACGCCGGAAGAGGAGATCGAAAAGGGGCCGGCCTGCTGGCTCTGGGACTATctccgccgctcgcggacGCAGGGTTTCCTGCTGCCCCTCTCGGGCGGCATCGACTCGTGTGCGACGGCGATGATTGTGCACAGCATGTGCCGCATCGTGCATGCTGCGTGCACCgacgacgcgacgccggccgcgacgcgcgagcaaGTGCTAAGCGatgtgcgccgcatcgcgcagcacgacgcgccgtggGTGCCTGCCTCGCCCCAAGCcattgccgagcgcctgttTGTGACGTGCTACATGGGCACGACCAACTCGAGCAACGAGACGCggtcgcgtgcgcgcgaccttGCGTCTGCCATCGGATCGTACCACTATGCGTTTGACATTGACTCGGTCGTGGGTGCGGTACTGGGTCTGTTTACGGCGgtgacgcagcgcacgccgcgcttcAAGGTGCACGGCGGGACGCCTGCCGAGAACCTTGCGTTGCAGAATATCcaggcgcgctcgcgcatggTGCTTGCCTacctctttgcgcagctcgcgccgtGGGCGCAAGGGCGCCAGGGCGGCCTTTTGGTGCTTGGCAGTGCCAACGTCGACGAGAGTCTGCGGGGCTACCTGACCAAGTATGACAACTCGGCCGCGGACCTGAACCCCATCGGCGGCATTTCCAAGACGGACCTGAAGCGCTTTATTGCGTATGCATCCGAGGCGTACGCGATGCCGATCCTGCGGTCgttcctcgacgcgccgcccaccgccgagctcgagccgaTCACCGAGTCGTACGTgcagagcgacgaggcggataTGGGCATGACCTACGACGAGCTGTCCGTCTTtgggcgcctgcgcaaggtcgcCAAGTGCGGCCCGTACAGCATGTTTGTAAAGCTTTTGCCGATGTGGACGCCCACGCTCTCCCCCGAGCAGATCGCGGCCAAGGTCAAGCTCTTCTTCTTTGAGTACGCGCGCAACCGGCACAAGATGACGACGCTCACACCGTCGTACCACGCCGAGTCGTATGCGCCGGACGACAACCGCTTCGACCTGCGCCCCTTTCTCTACCCCAGCCACTTTGCGTACCAGTTCCGCAAGATTTATGCGCTGGCCGCCAAGCTGCAAGGCAAGGCGGACGCCTAA
- a CDS encoding uncharacterized protein (COG:T; EggNog:ENOG503P0U8), which translates to MAGSGRVSPVLLPANEYLQAMQAKYPAPSPAAEASRRKRRNRMSLFSRQPMNCEGGWKGYERIVGFDTMPDAEDTVSRSASYTLQVKSVGYARTKHTRTFMCAVDATESSERALEWIMENLVDDGDEIVAVRVLDEEQDNMSQENARDGARSLIASIVELNDETRKISITVEFLTGSIKSSILRLVTMYRPESLTIGTRGKQVSALEKMLGTTPLGNLSKSLIWQSPVPVIIVRPEDRVQKHLSKRMADPRRHEYYDLVQHNEQLPMSLPPNSEAQAEMRK; encoded by the exons ATGGCCGGGAGCGGACGAGTGTCTCCGGTGCTGCTGCCGGCGAACGAGTACCTGCAGGCGATGCAGGCCAAGTACCCTGCGCCCTCTCCTGCAGCGGAAGCATCGCGGCGGAAGCGGCGCAACCGCATGtcgctcttttcgcggCAGCCGATGAACTGCGAGGGGGGCTGGAAAGGgtacgagcgcatcgtcggctTCGACACGATGCCCGACGCCGAAGACACGGTgagccgcagcgcgtcgtacaCGCTGCAGGTCAAATCAGTTGGGTATGCACGTACGAAGCACACGCGCACGTTCATGTGTGCGGTCGACGCGACAGAGagcagcgagcgcgcgctcgagtggATTATGGAAAACTtggtcgacgacggcgacgagatcgtcgcggtgcgtgtgctcgacgaggagcaggacA ACATGAGCCAGGAGAATGCTCGCGACGGTGCACGCTCGCTGATTGCGTCGATTGTCGAGCTCAACGACGAGACACGCAAG ATTTCTATCACCGTCGAGTTCCTCACCGGCTCGATCAAGTCGTCAATCCTGCGCCTTGTTACCATGTACCGCCCGGAAAGCCTCAcgatcggcacgcgcggcaaGCAGGTCAGCGCACTCGAAAAAatgctcggcacgacgccgctcggcaacTTAAGCAAGTCGCTGATTTGGCAGTCGCCCGTGCCGGTGATTATCGTACGGCCCGAAGACCGTGTGCAAAAGCATCTGTCGAAGCGCATGGCCGATCCCCGCCGCCACGAGTACTACGACTTGGTGCAGCACAATGAACAGCTGCCGATGAGTCTGCCGCCGAacagcgaggcgcaggcagAGATGCGCAAGTAG
- the ARG1 gene encoding argininosuccinate synthase (COG:E; EggNog:ENOG503NWI9; BUSCO:EOG09262A8G) has protein sequence MSSSGKVLLAYSGGLDTSTILSWLIDEGYDVVAYMANVGQEEDFDAVREKALKCGAKDFILDDMRREFVEELIFPAVQANAIYEDVYLLGTSLARPVIARGMIETAAKTGCEFVSHGCTGKGNDQVRFELAFYGLNPDIKVIAPWRIPKFYQRFAGRSALLEYAASKGIPVTQTKAKPWSTDENLFHISYEAGILEDPNTTPPDDMWKLTESPQRAPEQPEKITIEFKQGIPVKVTLTESGKSFTDSVDVFLQLNALARKHGIGRVDIVENRFIGVKSRGCYESPGATILRAAHIDLEGLTLDREVRRIRDQIVTTKLSEILYYGFFFSPESKFVRGCIPPSQTTVNGTVKLSLYKGNVTIEGRSSEELLYDEAFTSMDEMGGFEPEQTSGFIAVQAIRLKRYGLGLQQKGQAGSDVKSAYALE, from the coding sequence ATGTCGAGCTCTGGAAAGGTTCTGCTTGCGTATTCTGGTGGATTGGACACCTCTACGATTCTTTCGTGGCTTATTGACGAAGGCTACGATGTCGTCGCCTACATGGCCAACGTCGGTCAGGAGGAGGACTTTGACGCTGTGCGCGAAAAAGCGCTCAAGTGCGGTGCGAAGGACTTTATCCTCGACGacatgcgccgcgagtttgtcgaggagctcaTCTTCCCTGCAGTGCAGGCCAATGCGATCTACGAGGATGTGtacctgctcggcacctCGCTCGCCCGCCCGGTCATTGCCCGCGGTATGATTGAGACCGCCGCCAAGACCGGCTGCGAGTTCGTGTCCCACGGCTGCACTGGCAAGGGCAACGACCAGGTGCGCTTCGAGCTTGCGTTCTACGGCCTGAACCCCGACATTAAGGTGATTGCGCCGTGGCGTATCCCCAAGTTCTACCAGCGTTtcgccggccgcagcgccctGCTCGAGTACGCTGCGTCCAAGGGCATCCCCGTGACGCAGACCAAGGCGAAGCCGTGGTCGACGGACGAGAATCTGTTCCACATTTCGTACGAGGCGGGTATCCTTGAGGACCCCAACACGACGCCCCCCGACGACATGTGGAAGCTCACCGAGtcgccgcagcgtgcgccggagcAGCCCGAGAAGATCACGATCGAGTTCAAGCAGGGTATCCCCGTCAAGGTGACGCTCACCGAGTCTGGCAAGAGCTTCACCGACTCGGTCGATGTCTTTTTGCAGCTgaatgcgctcgcgcgcaagcacgGTATCGGCCGTGTGGACATTGTCGAGAACCGCTTCATCGGTGTCAAGTCGCGTGGCTGCTACGAGTCGCCCGGTGCGACGAtcctgcgtgccgcgcacaTTGACCTCGAGGGCCtgacgctcgaccgcgaggtgcgccgtATCCGCGACCAGATCGTGACCACGAAGCTGTCCGAGATCCTGTACTATGGCTTCTTCTTCTCGCCCGAGAGCAAGTTTGTCCGCGGTTGCATCCCTCCCAGCCAGACGACGGTCAACGGCACGGTGAAGCTCTCGCTGTACAAAGGCAACGTCACGATCGAGGGCCGCAGCTCCGAGGAGCTCCTCTACGACGAGGCCTTCACCTCGATGGACGAGATGGGCGGCTTCGAGCCAGAGCAGACCTCGGGCTTTATCGCTGTGCAGGCCATCCGCCTGAAGCGCtacggcctcggcctgcagcAAAAGGGCCAGGCGGGCTCCGACGTGAAGTCGGCCTATGCGCTTGAATAG
- the uvi31 gene encoding BolA domain UV induced protein Uvi31 (EggNog:ENOG503P6SP; COG:T; BUSCO:EOG09265LEG) codes for MASVVRSALGALGGVRSYVSKAGMTVEESIREKVTGALAPEHLFIRNDSAKHAHHAAMAAQNGGNGETHFFVEVVSDQFQGKPQIQRHRAVNALLSSEFERGLHALSLRLKTPSEIAAEKTGCCSSR; via the exons ATGGCCTCGGTGGTGCGCAGTGCGTTGGGTGCCTTGGGTGGTGTGCGTAGCTACGTTTCCAAGGCCGGCATGACTGTGGAAGAGAGTATCCGCGAGAAGGTGACGGGCGCCCTTGCGCCCGAGCACCTCTTTATCCGTAACGA CTCCGCAAAGCACGCCCACCATGCGGCGATGGCCGCGCAGAACGGCGGCAACGGCGAGACGC ACTTTTTCGTGGAAGTCGTCTCGGACCAGTTCCAGGGCAAG CCCCAAATCCAGCGCCATCGCGCCGTGAATGCGCTCCTCTCGTCGGAGTTTGAGCGGGGCCTGCACGCGCTGAGTCTGCGGCTCAAGACTCCGTCCGAGATTGCCGCAGAAAAGACGGGCTGCTGCTCGTCTAGGTAG